The Urbifossiella limnaea genome has a window encoding:
- a CDS encoding acetyl-CoA carboxylase carboxyltransferase subunit alpha: MVPDPLPFEHDIHELEQALARLEGGAATPGGAEVLKKMRREVVALLRERYSTLSAWETVLVSRHPQRPQTLDYIGLICDEFVELHGDRAIGDDRAIRAGFARIGDHKVMLIGHQKGKTTAERTQCYFGCAHPEGYRKALAKMKLAAKYRVPVVCLIDTPGAFPGIGAEERGQSQLIATSILEMSRLPTPIVCVVIGEGGSGGALGIGVGDRVAMLQHAYYSVISPEGCAGILWKVATDATKPKAADALRLTAADLQRLGVIDHVIAEPVGGAHRNPRDAGSTLKGYLTKQLRELAAQPSPQLLQSRYAKFRSMGVLG; the protein is encoded by the coding sequence ATGGTCCCCGACCCGCTGCCGTTCGAGCACGACATCCACGAACTGGAACAAGCGCTGGCCCGGCTCGAGGGCGGGGCCGCCACACCAGGCGGGGCCGAAGTCCTGAAGAAGATGCGCCGCGAGGTCGTGGCGTTGCTCCGGGAGCGGTACTCGACCCTGAGTGCGTGGGAAACTGTTCTGGTGTCGCGGCACCCGCAGCGGCCGCAAACCCTCGACTACATCGGCCTGATCTGCGACGAGTTCGTGGAGTTGCACGGCGACCGGGCCATCGGCGACGACCGGGCCATCCGAGCCGGGTTCGCGCGAATCGGCGACCACAAGGTCATGCTGATCGGCCACCAGAAGGGGAAGACGACGGCCGAGCGGACCCAGTGCTACTTCGGCTGCGCGCACCCGGAGGGCTACCGGAAGGCGCTGGCGAAGATGAAGCTGGCGGCGAAGTACCGCGTGCCGGTGGTGTGCCTGATCGACACGCCGGGGGCGTTCCCGGGTATCGGGGCGGAGGAGCGCGGCCAGTCGCAGCTGATCGCCACGAGCATTCTGGAAATGTCCCGGTTGCCGACGCCAATTGTCTGTGTGGTGATCGGCGAGGGCGGCTCGGGCGGGGCGTTGGGGATCGGCGTGGGCGACAGGGTGGCGATGCTCCAGCACGCGTACTACTCGGTGATCAGCCCCGAGGGATGCGCCGGCATTCTGTGGAAGGTGGCGACGGACGCGACGAAGCCGAAGGCCGCCGACGCGCTGCGGCTGACGGCGGCCGACTTGCAACGGCTGGGGGTGATTGACCACGTGATCGCGGAGCCGGTCGGCGGGGCGCACCGCAACCCGCGCGACGCCGGCAGTACGCTCAAGGGCTACCTGACGAAGCAACTCCGCGAGCTGGCGGCGCAGCCGTCGCCCCAACTCCTCCAGTCCCGGTACGCGAAGTTCCGCTCGATGGGCGTTCTGGGCTGA